One window of Actinomycetota bacterium genomic DNA carries:
- the eno gene encoding phosphopyruvate hydratase, whose product MLKIAGMTAREVLDSRGNPTVEAEVFLEGGAVGRAIVPSGASTGAFEALELRDGDERYGGKGVRRAVENVTGVIAPRLLGMDASRQQEIDGLLLELDGSEDKSRLGANAILSVSLAVAKAAAAACGLPLFRYLGGAAACVLPVPMMNILNGGAHADNNVDIQEFMVVPWGMESFREALRAGAEVYHALRGVLKKMGLRVGIGDEGGFAPDLESNRAALEAIVEAIRAAGYEPGKDVALAVDVAASELFRDGKYVFAGEGREFAPGELVDYYRQLVEDFPVALIEDGMSEEDWEGWALLTTRLGARLPLVGDDVFVTNPGRLRRGIEEGVANAILIKLNQIGTLSETLEVMRQARHAGYLCVVSHRSGETEDTTIADLAVATNCGLIKTGAPARTDRVSKYNRLLRIEEMLGGAALYPGAAALRG is encoded by the coding sequence ATGTTGAAGATCGCGGGGATGACGGCGCGCGAGGTGCTCGACTCACGGGGCAACCCTACCGTGGAGGCGGAGGTGTTCCTGGAAGGGGGGGCCGTGGGCAGGGCCATCGTGCCCTCGGGCGCTTCCACGGGAGCCTTCGAGGCCCTGGAGCTGCGGGACGGGGACGAGAGGTACGGCGGCAAGGGGGTGCGCAGGGCGGTGGAGAACGTGACGGGAGTGATCGCCCCCCGGCTGCTGGGCATGGACGCCTCGCGGCAGCAGGAGATCGATGGCCTCCTCCTGGAGCTCGACGGCAGCGAGGACAAGTCGCGCCTTGGCGCCAACGCCATCCTATCCGTCTCCCTGGCCGTGGCGAAGGCCGCCGCGGCCGCCTGCGGCCTGCCCCTCTTCCGCTACCTGGGGGGAGCGGCGGCGTGCGTGTTGCCCGTGCCCATGATGAACATCCTCAACGGGGGGGCGCATGCCGACAACAACGTGGACATCCAGGAGTTCATGGTGGTCCCGTGGGGGATGGAGTCCTTCCGGGAGGCGCTGCGCGCCGGCGCGGAAGTCTATCACGCTTTGCGGGGAGTCTTGAAGAAGATGGGCCTCAGGGTGGGCATCGGGGACGAGGGGGGATTCGCCCCCGACCTGGAGAGCAACCGCGCGGCGCTGGAGGCCATAGTGGAGGCCATCCGCGCGGCTGGATACGAGCCGGGGAAGGACGTGGCCCTGGCCGTGGACGTGGCGGCCAGTGAGCTCTTCAGGGACGGCAAGTACGTCTTCGCGGGCGAGGGCAGGGAATTCGCCCCAGGCGAGCTGGTGGATTATTACCGGCAACTCGTGGAAGACTTCCCGGTGGCGCTCATCGAGGACGGCATGTCCGAGGAAGACTGGGAGGGCTGGGCACTGCTCACCACCCGGCTGGGAGCCAGGCTTCCCCTGGTGGGCGACGACGTCTTCGTGACCAACCCCGGGAGGCTGCGGCGTGGCATCGAGGAGGGCGTGGCCAACGCCATCCTCATCAAGCTCAACCAGATCGGCACCCTAAGCGAGACCCTCGAGGTCATGCGGCAGGCGCGGCATGCCGGCTACCTCTGCGTGGTCTCCCACCGCTCCGGGGAGACGGAGGACACCACCATCGCGGACCTGGCGGTGGCCACGAACTGCGGCCTCATCAAGACGGGGGCGCCCGCGAGGACGGACCGCGTGAGCAAGTACAACAGGCTCCTGCGCATAGAGGAGATGCTGGGAGGGGCGGCCCTCTATCCGGGAGCCGCGGCCCTGCGTGGCTGA
- a CDS encoding sensor histidine kinase translates to MRDGDVIRETTWKRNRHREVISVPLEVGGERVGILWLGGKLDRTPFSLEELDNVVALSAQVSVSLRNAQLMREVQEKSERLRRLAQGVSTAQEEERIRVSRELHDGLAPHFLDIIYRLDGLRGEALGLPGAEECVEEIREKAREGMRDLRRIVSDLRPSSLEVLGLSNSLSSYLERFGVENGVRTSFHAWGSFEKLDPYSETTLFRVAQEALSNVARHAHAGAVRLSLGGSDGHVELRVEDDGVGFRWEEIRERMAAGECLGLKGMMERAELSQGVFHVETAPGMGTRLVFDMPLRQA, encoded by the coding sequence GTGCGCGATGGAGACGTGATACGCGAGACGACCTGGAAGAGGAACAGGCACAGGGAGGTCATCTCCGTGCCCCTCGAGGTGGGCGGGGAAAGGGTGGGGATCTTGTGGCTGGGAGGGAAACTCGACCGCACCCCCTTCAGCCTGGAGGAGCTGGACAACGTCGTCGCCCTCAGCGCCCAGGTGTCCGTTTCCCTGCGCAACGCCCAGCTCATGCGGGAGGTTCAGGAGAAGAGCGAGCGCCTGAGACGCCTGGCGCAGGGAGTCTCCACGGCGCAGGAGGAGGAGAGGATACGCGTGTCCAGGGAGTTGCACGACGGGCTTGCTCCCCACTTCCTCGATATCATCTACCGGCTGGACGGGCTGCGGGGGGAGGCGCTCGGGCTGCCGGGGGCGGAAGAATGCGTGGAGGAAATAAGGGAAAAGGCGCGCGAGGGCATGAGGGACCTGCGGCGCATCGTCTCCGACCTGCGCCCTTCTTCGCTCGAAGTCCTGGGGCTGAGCAACTCGCTCTCCTCCTACCTGGAACGCTTCGGGGTCGAAAACGGTGTCCGGACTTCTTTCCATGCCTGGGGAAGCTTCGAAAAACTGGATCCCTATTCGGAAACCACCCTCTTCCGGGTGGCGCAGGAGGCGCTTTCCAACGTGGCACGCCACGCGCATGCCGGGGCGGTGCGGCTGTCCCTGGGAGGGAGCGACGGTCACGTGGAGTTGAGGGTCGAGGATGACGGGGTCGGCTTCCGCTGGGAGGAGATAAGGGAGAGGATGGCCGCCGGGGAGTGCCTGGGGTTGAAGGGGATGATGGAGAGGGCGGAGTTGAGCCAGGGCGTATTCCATGTCGAGACGGCGCCGGGAATGGGGACGCGGCTGGTGTTCGATATGCCGTTGAGGCAAGCGTGA
- a CDS encoding SpoIID/LytB domain-containing protein: MFMRLRTGRRIEASRIGAHAAPGGMHVTPERGPRGRRKPLFMLALTVAVILLCLGLQPFPGARTASARGGSVTFIGHGYGHGVGLCMAGVYYRALRGEEYHQIIRTYYTGISFSRDSDDRVIRVLCRDGVVRQYTMREYLYRLQEEPDSWPQQGLRVLMVAARTYVLSCIARGKHAGDGYDICPYGSCCQAFNEQINPATRPNTVAAVNATAGEIITYNGQPVVAAYSSCCGGYTAGVDEAWGGNPASYPYLRPVPDDACAPDQNHDWKVTLSWAELEARLNSRAETAVGELYGFEILSRWTSGRVKQVRVNGSGGSKVVSGTLFASVVGLKTHFFYVASQNFDEYICIQNPREEDAHCEITYMLKGGGTVQGSCLVPAHSRRTVFVNDVVQNEEVSVRISSDREVVAERAMYFNFLGSERKGGHACMGVKEASTSWYFAEGYTSGAFDTFFTVQNPNPAEAHLTASFLGREGEVDELYYTLAPNSRMTIWMDQEPSLSDGEFTAELVCDRPVVAERAMYFGYGDRAGGSAAEGAPEPATRWLFAEGYTGGQFDTWLVLANPEQGDTPAKLTFMLPSGTTRELNVVVPARGRATVHVDELPGMGNTEFSTQVESVRPVMAERAMYFSYGGRKGGHDAIGIREYRKDWYFAEGYTAEDFDTWIPLVNPNGYAVEARLTFMLPDGSTRQLVVNIEPRSRFTVFVDSLPGMAQTEFSTRVEASGPLAAERVMYFLYRGRDGGSCAQGTDSPSRSWYFAEGYTGS, from the coding sequence ATGTTTATGAGGTTGAGGACGGGGAGAAGGATCGAGGCGAGTAGGATAGGGGCGCATGCCGCACCGGGAGGGATGCATGTCACCCCGGAAAGGGGGCCGCGTGGCCGGCGCAAGCCCCTTTTCATGCTGGCCTTGACGGTCGCCGTGATCCTCCTCTGCCTGGGACTGCAGCCCTTCCCGGGGGCGCGTACCGCCTCGGCCCGCGGCGGAAGCGTCACCTTCATCGGCCACGGCTACGGGCACGGGGTGGGGTTGTGCATGGCGGGCGTCTATTACCGTGCCCTGCGGGGGGAGGAATACCACCAGATCATCCGCACCTACTACACCGGAATCTCCTTCTCCCGCGACAGCGACGACAGGGTGATCAGGGTACTCTGCCGCGACGGGGTGGTGCGCCAGTACACCATGCGGGAATACCTCTACCGCCTGCAGGAGGAGCCCGACAGCTGGCCGCAGCAGGGCCTGCGCGTGCTCATGGTGGCGGCGAGGACCTACGTCCTCTCCTGTATAGCCCGGGGAAAGCACGCCGGCGACGGTTACGACATCTGCCCCTACGGGAGCTGCTGCCAGGCCTTCAACGAGCAGATAAACCCCGCGACGCGGCCCAACACGGTGGCCGCGGTGAACGCCACCGCGGGAGAGATCATCACCTACAACGGCCAGCCCGTAGTGGCCGCCTACAGCTCCTGCTGCGGGGGGTACACGGCCGGCGTGGACGAGGCCTGGGGCGGGAACCCCGCCTCGTATCCGTACCTGCGGCCCGTCCCCGACGACGCATGCGCGCCCGACCAGAACCATGACTGGAAGGTCACCCTGAGCTGGGCCGAGCTGGAGGCGAGGCTCAACTCCCGCGCCGAGACGGCGGTGGGAGAACTCTACGGCTTCGAGATCCTCTCCCGCTGGACCTCGGGGCGGGTGAAGCAGGTCCGCGTGAACGGGAGCGGGGGAAGCAAGGTGGTCTCGGGCACCCTGTTCGCCTCCGTGGTAGGGCTGAAGACCCATTTCTTCTACGTGGCCTCGCAGAACTTCGACGAGTACATATGCATCCAGAACCCGCGCGAAGAGGACGCGCATTGCGAGATCACCTACATGCTCAAGGGGGGCGGCACGGTGCAGGGTTCCTGCCTGGTGCCTGCGCACAGCCGGCGCACCGTCTTCGTGAACGACGTGGTGCAGAACGAGGAGGTCTCAGTGAGGATCTCCAGCGACAGGGAGGTGGTGGCCGAGCGTGCCATGTACTTCAATTTCCTGGGCAGCGAGCGCAAAGGCGGCCATGCCTGCATGGGGGTGAAGGAGGCAAGCACAAGCTGGTATTTCGCCGAAGGGTATACCTCCGGCGCTTTCGACACCTTCTTCACGGTGCAGAACCCCAACCCCGCAGAGGCGCACCTCACGGCCTCCTTCCTCGGCAGGGAAGGCGAGGTTGACGAGCTCTATTACACCCTGGCCCCCAACTCCCGCATGACCATCTGGATGGACCAGGAGCCGAGCCTGAGCGACGGCGAGTTCACGGCGGAGCTGGTTTGCGACCGGCCGGTGGTGGCGGAGCGGGCCATGTACTTCGGTTACGGTGACAGGGCCGGCGGGTCGGCGGCGGAGGGGGCACCCGAGCCCGCGACAAGGTGGCTTTTCGCGGAGGGATACACGGGAGGACAGTTCGACACCTGGCTGGTGCTCGCCAATCCCGAGCAGGGCGATACGCCGGCGAAGCTGACCTTCATGCTCCCCAGCGGCACCACGCGGGAGCTGAACGTCGTGGTGCCGGCCCGCGGACGCGCCACCGTGCACGTGGACGAGCTCCCGGGCATGGGGAACACGGAGTTCTCCACCCAGGTGGAGAGCGTCCGCCCGGTGATGGCGGAGCGCGCCATGTATTTCTCGTACGGCGGCAGAAAAGGAGGGCACGACGCTATAGGCATACGCGAGTACAGGAAGGACTGGTACTTCGCCGAAGGTTACACCGCCGAAGATTTCGACACCTGGATACCGCTGGTGAACCCCAACGGCTATGCCGTGGAAGCCCGCCTGACCTTCATGCTCCCCGACGGGAGCACGCGGCAGCTGGTGGTGAACATCGAGCCCCGCAGCCGTTTCACCGTCTTCGTGGACTCCCTCCCGGGCATGGCGCAGACCGAGTTCTCCACGCGCGTGGAAGCCTCGGGGCCGCTGGCGGCCGAACGCGTCATGTATTTCCTTTACCGCGGCAGGGACGGCGGCAGCTGCGCCCAGGGGACGGACTCTCCTTCCAGGTCCTGGTACTTCGCCGAGGGTTATACGGGCAGTTGA
- a CDS encoding response regulator transcription factor: MEEAISLAVVDDQVIVRLGIRRLLEGQDGIRLVGEAECGEEALRLASDVQPQVMLVDVKLPDISGVEVVRRLKSDHRTSHIQCVMLTVYDDLEIAADALRAGAIGYLLKDSGREQVLEAVTSASRGVPLVSKAIAGKLLSAFYRSDRLPGETEEGGDDRMSLTGREYEVLRLVAKGYSNKAVARELNISLSTVKTHLRNVFRKMEVEDRAHLIIKAIKQGII, translated from the coding sequence TTGGAAGAGGCGATAAGCTTGGCCGTCGTGGACGACCAGGTGATCGTTCGCCTGGGGATCCGCCGTCTCCTGGAGGGGCAGGACGGCATACGGCTGGTCGGGGAGGCGGAATGCGGGGAGGAGGCACTGCGCCTGGCAAGCGACGTGCAGCCTCAGGTGATGCTGGTGGACGTCAAGCTCCCCGACATCAGCGGCGTGGAGGTGGTGCGCAGGCTCAAGAGCGACCACAGGACCTCCCACATCCAGTGCGTCATGCTGACCGTTTACGATGACCTGGAGATAGCGGCCGATGCGCTGCGTGCGGGCGCCATCGGCTACCTCTTGAAGGATTCCGGCAGGGAGCAGGTCCTCGAGGCCGTGACGTCCGCATCCCGGGGCGTACCCCTGGTCTCCAAGGCCATTGCGGGGAAACTGCTTAGCGCCTTCTACCGCAGCGACAGGTTGCCGGGGGAGACGGAAGAGGGCGGGGATGACCGCATGTCGTTGACGGGAAGGGAGTACGAGGTGCTGAGGCTGGTCGCCAAGGGATACAGCAACAAGGCGGTCGCCCGCGAGCTCAACATCAGCCTTAGCACGGTGAAAACCCACCTGCGAAACGTCTTCCGCAAGATGGAGGTGGAGGACCGCGCTCATCTCATCATCAAGGCCATCAAGCAGGGTATCATCTGA
- the pyk gene encoding pyruvate kinase codes for METGKAKIVATLGPACREVGTLEAMIRGGMDVARINASHADTDIIRSEVEAVREAARRAGREVGIILDLMGPKLRVGEIAGGEVLLAEGSLLSLCGEPVAGDARRVSVNLPAFPTLVSVGDTLLLDDGAIVLAVEGVRGSEVVCRVVSGGVLRSRKGINLPGRRLPLPSLTEKDLSDLEAGVRAGVDWVALSFVRSPDDLEALRGVLRENGWELPLIAKVEKREAVQELEAVVEAADAVMVARGDLGVEMPLEEIPLLQKRIIAAAARRGKPAITATQMLQSMMESPTPTRAEVTDVANAVLDGSDAVMLSGETAVGAFPVEAVETMRRIVRTAEGALDYAAWLEERRRWIGKGAVEAVCMAACELALQTEASAIVTPTETGFTARQVSRLRPRQPILAPTPDPAVARRLNLYWGVRPLLVEVHGGVEETLDAAKQVAREEGLFAPGQTLVITAGLKAPGQTGMPTTNTIHCITA; via the coding sequence ATGGAAACGGGCAAGGCCAAGATAGTCGCCACTCTCGGTCCGGCCTGCAGGGAAGTGGGGACCCTTGAGGCCATGATACGCGGGGGGATGGATGTCGCGCGCATCAACGCTTCGCATGCCGACACGGACATCATCCGGTCCGAGGTGGAGGCGGTACGCGAGGCCGCGCGCCGCGCGGGCAGGGAGGTGGGCATCATCCTGGACCTCATGGGGCCGAAATTGCGGGTGGGGGAGATCGCGGGAGGAGAAGTGTTACTCGCGGAGGGCAGCCTGCTTTCCCTCTGCGGGGAGCCCGTCGCGGGCGACGCCCGGAGGGTGAGCGTCAACCTGCCCGCGTTCCCGACGCTGGTTAGCGTGGGCGATACCTTGCTCCTGGACGACGGGGCCATCGTCCTCGCCGTGGAGGGGGTGCGGGGTTCCGAGGTGGTATGCCGCGTGGTGAGCGGGGGCGTGCTGCGTTCGCGCAAGGGAATCAACCTGCCCGGCAGGCGACTGCCGCTCCCTTCCCTTACGGAGAAGGACCTCTCGGACCTGGAGGCGGGAGTGCGGGCCGGCGTGGACTGGGTGGCGCTCTCCTTCGTGCGCTCGCCGGATGACCTTGAGGCCCTGCGCGGGGTGCTGCGGGAGAACGGCTGGGAACTGCCGCTCATCGCCAAGGTCGAGAAGCGGGAAGCGGTGCAGGAACTGGAGGCGGTGGTGGAAGCGGCCGACGCGGTGATGGTGGCGCGTGGGGACCTCGGGGTGGAGATGCCCCTGGAGGAGATACCCCTCCTGCAGAAGAGGATAATCGCCGCGGCGGCCAGGCGTGGGAAGCCTGCCATCACCGCCACCCAGATGCTGCAGAGCATGATGGAGAGTCCTACACCGACACGCGCGGAGGTCACCGACGTGGCCAACGCGGTGCTGGACGGCAGCGACGCGGTGATGCTCTCGGGGGAGACGGCGGTGGGCGCCTTCCCGGTGGAGGCTGTGGAGACCATGCGGCGCATAGTGCGCACGGCGGAGGGCGCGCTCGATTACGCCGCATGGCTGGAGGAACGCCGCCGCTGGATCGGGAAAGGCGCCGTGGAGGCGGTGTGCATGGCGGCATGCGAGCTCGCGCTCCAGACGGAGGCCAGCGCCATAGTGACCCCCACGGAAACCGGGTTCACCGCGCGGCAGGTGAGCCGTCTGCGGCCGCGCCAGCCCATCCTGGCCCCCACACCCGACCCTGCCGTCGCCAGGCGCCTGAACCTCTACTGGGGCGTGCGTCCCCTCCTGGTGGAGGTGCACGGCGGCGTGGAGGAGACGCTGGACGCTGCGAAGCAAGTGGCGCGCGAGGAGGGGCTCTTCGCGCCCGGGCAGACGCTGGTAATAACCGCCGGGCTGAAGGCGCCGGGCCAGACGGGAATGCCCACCACCAACACCATCCACTGCATAACCGCGTAG
- a CDS encoding S8 family serine peptidase — protein MAVDLAGKAVDARPRGAPRRGRRRLCGSHGCLAATLLLILSALFITHGLPPAVGAGGGNLLSPAKLSLLRRLDAAHYPRETYRAGEVVVLLRGRSLAGLAGLVEEYSMWLEDDMARTFAAFAADPVKRAVSLRLREGVDELEACRELLSSDLVEAAEPNIIFHAAVTTPSDPLFSQQWNLHGAYGVRADQAWDLQRGSASLALAVIDTGMDHGHGDLAGRIDPSRPGWDYYNNDPYPYDDSGHGTLVTGIACANTNNLMDIAGIDWYAKVIPLKALNSAGAGNLDAVVNSVYYAASYDADVINMSLTSSAYSQMLADALEFAHAQGCVVAAAAGNEGSTLVNYPAGMTYVLGVGSTGPGGSRSSFSNRNSSVDLVAPGEGIWGLKLGGGSAQGNGTSEAAPHVSAAALLVLSEYSSYDLSPEEVFRLLRDGARDLGTPGYDYEYGWGLLDINASLRVPLVRVTAPADYSYPASGKVSATALSANENIVALHLVVDGDVVESHYPAPSGSVSHTFAWDLSALGEGTHEVTVRAVTSGGAYDGEHAVTLFRNRTQPQPSTDWYLAEGTTAWGFEEYVCVQNPNPAPVTAQVTFMKPGGATQHIEVLMVANSRLTLYVNSLVPASDVSTHIHAALPVIAERAMYWGGRTDGHASVGSNRKNTDWYLAEGTTAWGFEEYIAVQNPNPEPATLQVTFMKPGGGTTPFSFPIDGYARLTIKVNDLVPASDVSTHIHASLPVIAERAMYWAGRDGGHGALGVLQPAATWYFAEGSTAWGFEEWIVVQNPNPATATVDIDLVNASGTRARRTDAVPPYARYTLNVSQVTPQSDVSAFVRASLPVIAERAMYWSRNGRARAGGHCSTGSVTACKTWYLAEGSTAWGFEEYVPLANVSGYIAHATLTFMRKDGSTRSQAVSINAGARYTVYANSLDPGRDASVWVSSDRPLVVERAMYWSGREGGTDTVGVLQP, from the coding sequence GTGGCGGTGGACTTGGCCGGAAAAGCGGTGGACGCGCGGCCTCGTGGGGCGCCGCGGCGCGGGAGGCGAAGGCTCTGCGGGTCACATGGGTGCCTGGCGGCGACGCTGCTGCTCATCCTCTCGGCGCTGTTTATCACGCATGGGCTACCCCCGGCCGTGGGGGCCGGGGGCGGTAACCTCCTCTCGCCCGCCAAGCTCTCCCTGCTGCGCCGGCTGGACGCCGCCCATTACCCGCGGGAGACTTACCGCGCGGGCGAGGTGGTGGTGCTCCTGCGCGGGCGCTCGCTTGCGGGTCTCGCCGGGCTGGTGGAAGAATATTCCATGTGGCTCGAGGACGACATGGCACGGACTTTCGCCGCCTTCGCTGCAGACCCCGTGAAACGGGCGGTAAGCCTGCGCCTGCGCGAGGGCGTGGACGAGCTGGAGGCCTGCCGCGAGCTGCTGTCGTCGGACCTGGTGGAGGCGGCGGAACCCAACATTATTTTTCACGCGGCCGTGACGACCCCCAGCGATCCCCTGTTCTCCCAGCAGTGGAACCTTCACGGGGCCTACGGGGTGCGCGCCGACCAGGCTTGGGACCTGCAGAGGGGCTCCGCCTCCCTCGCCCTCGCGGTCATCGACACCGGCATGGACCACGGCCATGGCGACCTGGCGGGCAGGATAGATCCGTCGCGTCCGGGATGGGACTATTACAACAACGATCCCTATCCCTATGACGACAGCGGACACGGCACGCTGGTCACCGGTATCGCCTGCGCCAACACCAACAACCTCATGGACATCGCCGGCATAGATTGGTACGCGAAGGTGATCCCCCTAAAGGCGCTCAACTCGGCGGGCGCGGGCAACCTGGACGCCGTGGTGAACAGCGTCTATTACGCCGCGAGTTACGATGCCGACGTCATCAACATGAGCCTCACCTCCTCCGCCTACTCCCAGATGCTCGCCGACGCCCTGGAGTTCGCGCATGCCCAGGGCTGCGTGGTGGCCGCCGCGGCGGGCAACGAGGGATCGACGCTGGTCAACTACCCGGCCGGCATGACCTACGTGCTGGGGGTGGGTTCAACGGGTCCGGGAGGCTCCCGCTCCTCCTTCTCCAACCGCAACTCAAGCGTGGACCTGGTGGCCCCGGGCGAGGGCATCTGGGGCCTGAAGCTGGGAGGCGGCAGCGCGCAGGGCAACGGCACCTCCGAGGCCGCCCCCCACGTCTCCGCCGCCGCCCTCCTGGTGCTGTCGGAGTACTCCTCCTACGACCTTTCGCCCGAGGAGGTCTTCCGCCTGCTGCGGGACGGCGCCCGCGACCTGGGGACCCCCGGGTACGATTACGAATACGGCTGGGGATTGCTGGACATCAACGCCTCCCTGCGCGTGCCCCTGGTGCGCGTGACCGCCCCCGCCGATTATTCCTACCCCGCCTCGGGAAAGGTCTCCGCCACCGCCCTTTCGGCGAACGAAAACATCGTGGCCCTGCACCTGGTGGTGGACGGGGACGTGGTCGAATCTCACTACCCTGCGCCATCGGGAAGCGTGAGCCACACCTTCGCCTGGGACCTCTCCGCCCTGGGCGAGGGGACGCATGAGGTGACGGTGCGAGCCGTGACCTCCGGAGGCGCCTACGACGGAGAGCACGCGGTGACCCTCTTCCGCAACCGGACCCAGCCGCAGCCCTCCACCGACTGGTACCTGGCCGAGGGCACCACCGCCTGGGGCTTCGAGGAGTACGTCTGCGTGCAGAACCCCAACCCCGCCCCCGTGACCGCGCAGGTGACCTTCATGAAGCCGGGAGGGGCCACCCAGCATATCGAGGTACTCATGGTGGCCAACTCGCGCCTCACCCTCTACGTCAATTCCCTCGTCCCCGCGAGCGATGTCTCCACCCACATCCATGCCGCCCTCCCCGTCATCGCGGAGCGGGCCATGTACTGGGGAGGCAGGACGGATGGGCATGCCTCCGTGGGCTCTAACCGCAAGAATACCGACTGGTACCTGGCCGAGGGCACCACCGCCTGGGGCTTCGAGGAGTACATCGCGGTGCAGAACCCCAACCCGGAGCCTGCTACCCTCCAGGTCACCTTCATGAAACCGGGGGGCGGCACCACGCCCTTCAGCTTCCCCATCGACGGATACGCCCGCCTCACCATCAAGGTCAATGACCTGGTCCCCGCGAGCGACGTCTCCACCCACATCCATGCCTCCCTCCCCGTCATCGCGGAGCGGGCCATGTACTGGGCTGGCAGGGACGGGGGGCACGGCGCCCTGGGGGTGCTGCAACCCGCGGCCACCTGGTACTTCGCCGAGGGCTCCACCGCCTGGGGCTTCGAAGAATGGATCGTGGTGCAGAACCCCAACCCCGCGACGGCCACGGTGGACATAGACCTGGTGAACGCGAGCGGCACGCGGGCGCGCAGGACGGACGCCGTTCCTCCCTATGCCCGCTACACGCTGAACGTCTCACAGGTGACGCCGCAGAGCGACGTCTCCGCCTTCGTGCGTGCCAGCCTCCCCGTCATCGCGGAGCGGGCCATGTACTGGTCCCGCAACGGGCGCGCGCGCGCCGGCGGCCACTGCAGCACCGGGTCCGTCACCGCCTGCAAGACCTGGTACCTGGCCGAGGGCTCCACCGCCTGGGGTTTCGAGGAGTACGTCCCCCTCGCCAACGTATCCGGGTACATAGCGCACGCGACCCTCACCTTCATGCGGAAGGACGGGAGCACGCGCTCCCAGGCGGTTTCCATAAACGCGGGGGCGCGCTACACGGTCTACGCCAACAGCCTGGATCCCGGACGGGACGCCTCGGTATGGGTGAGCTCCGATCGACCCCTGGTGGTGGAGCGGGCCATGTACTGGTCCGGCAGGGAGGGAGGCACGGACACCGTGGGCGTGCTGCAACCCTGA
- the murA gene encoding UDP-N-acetylglucosamine 1-carboxyvinyltransferase, which translates to MGEHAFRIVGGNPLRGEVRVSGAKNSALKLMAASLLTPEECVLENVPAITDVEIMCQVLRHMGAVVERDGETLRIRAGELSSREAPYHLVRLMRASIVVLGPLVARYGEARVAIPGGCNIGSRKIDMHLRGLAEMGAEITTEHGYVIARAPSLRGTRIALDFPSVGATENLMMAAVGAKGTTLIENAAREPEIVDLASFLVSMGAEIEGAGTPVLEVRGKGDLHGARHATIGDRIEAGTFAVAAAVTGGEVRIQGVVPAHLGLPLEKLREIGVGIEEEENAIKIRGGGEYRAVDVATLPFPGFPTDMQPQVMVLLSLAQGIGVVTENVFESRFMFVDELNRMGCDITIEGHHAIVRGGRRLSGAEVCATDLRAGAALVLAGLAAEGETRLLEVHHIDRGYERLEEKLAQLGADLVRVENGA; encoded by the coding sequence ATGGGAGAACACGCGTTCCGTATCGTCGGGGGGAATCCCCTGCGGGGAGAGGTGCGGGTGAGCGGGGCGAAGAACTCCGCCCTCAAGCTCATGGCCGCCAGCCTGCTCACGCCCGAGGAGTGCGTGCTGGAGAACGTTCCCGCCATCACCGACGTGGAGATCATGTGCCAGGTGCTGCGCCACATGGGCGCGGTGGTGGAGCGGGACGGGGAGACGCTGCGCATCCGCGCCGGCGAGCTGTCATCGCGGGAAGCTCCCTACCACCTGGTGCGCCTCATGCGCGCATCCATCGTCGTCCTCGGCCCCCTGGTGGCGCGTTACGGCGAGGCCAGGGTGGCCATCCCCGGCGGCTGCAATATCGGTTCGCGCAAGATCGACATGCACCTCAGGGGACTGGCCGAGATGGGCGCGGAGATAACCACCGAGCACGGTTACGTCATCGCGCGCGCCCCCTCCCTGCGGGGCACGCGCATCGCCCTCGATTTTCCCAGCGTGGGCGCGACGGAGAACCTCATGATGGCGGCGGTGGGGGCGAAGGGCACGACGCTCATAGAGAACGCCGCGCGTGAGCCGGAGATCGTGGACCTCGCCTCCTTTCTCGTCTCCATGGGGGCCGAGATAGAGGGCGCGGGTACCCCGGTCCTGGAGGTAAGGGGAAAGGGCGACCTGCACGGCGCGCGCCATGCCACCATCGGCGATCGCATAGAGGCGGGGACCTTTGCCGTTGCCGCCGCGGTGACGGGAGGGGAGGTGCGCATCCAGGGGGTGGTTCCCGCGCACCTGGGGCTGCCGCTGGAGAAACTGCGCGAGATCGGGGTGGGGATCGAGGAGGAAGAAAACGCCATCAAGATCCGCGGCGGCGGCGAGTACCGGGCGGTGGACGTCGCCACCCTGCCCTTTCCCGGTTTTCCCACGGATATGCAGCCGCAGGTGATGGTCCTGCTGAGCCTGGCGCAGGGCATAGGGGTGGTGACGGAGAACGTCTTCGAGAGCCGCTTCATGTTCGTGGACGAGCTCAACCGCATGGGTTGCGACATCACCATCGAGGGTCATCACGCCATCGTGAGGGGAGGGAGGCGCCTGAGCGGTGCGGAGGTCTGCGCGACCGACCTCCGTGCCGGGGCCGCGCTGGTGCTGGCGGGGCTGGCAGCGGAGGGGGAGACGCGACTGCTGGAAGTACACCACATCGACCGGGGTTACGAGAGGCTGGAGGAAAAGCTGGCGCAACTGGGCGCCGACCTGGTGAGGGTGGAGAACGGCGCCTGA